CTCTAAGGCGATGATGGAAAAGGTGATTGTTGCGAAATCTCGCAATGTTGACCCAGAGAAAACCGTAATATCAGCAACTCGCTATGGTAACGTAATGGCGTCTCGCGGTTCGGTCATCCCTCTTTTCTTGCGTCAAATTATCAATGGGCAACCTCTAACGGTTACCGACCCGAACATGACCCGTTTTATGATGACGCTGAATGACGCGGTTGATCTGGTTTTACACGCCTTTGAACATGGCACAAATGGTGACATTTTTGTGCAAAAAGCGCCTGCTGCAACCATCGATGTGTTGGTAAAAGCACTATTGCAAATTGCCGATAAGCCGAATCACCCAGTGAATGTGATTGGTACTCGCCATGGCGAAAAACTCTATGAAGCATTGTGTAGCCGTGAAGAGATGTTTGTCGCCGAAGATCAAGGCGGCTACTATCGTATTCCTTCGGATAACCGTGATTTAAACTACTCGAAATACAACGAAGAAGGCGAGAAAGATCTTTCTGTGATTGAAGATTATAACTCCCATAATACCGATCGTTTAGATGTGCAAGGCATGGTGAAACTGCTTCACAAGCTAGATTTTATCGCTGATATTGAGGCGGGCAGCCTTAACGTTCCTGAAGGTGTGTAATGAAAATTGTCGTCACTGGTGCCAAAGGTTTTATTGGCAAAAACCTCTGTATTATGCTTCGTGAGCATGGCTATCAAGATGTCGTCGAAGTGGATCGCGAAACATCGCGTGAGCAATTATCTCAAGTTCTTTCGACGGCTGAATTCGTCTATCACTTGGCTGGTATCAACCGTCCAAAAGATGAAGTAGAGTTTCAGCAAGGTAATGCAGATTTAACGAGTTTTATTGTTGAGCAGCTTACGCTGAACGGAAAAAAAGTCCCTCTGGTGGTGAGCTCTTCTACACAGGCAGAGCGAGACAATGCCTACGGACAAAGTAAGCGTTTGGCCGAGCAAGCGGTTGAGCAGTATGGTCAGCAAACACAAGCACCGTACTTCATTTACCGCTTTCCTAACGTTTTTGGTAAATGGTGTCGCCCTAATTACAACTCCTTTGTCGCCACCTTTTGTTACAACACACTAAACGATCTTGAAATCACGATAAACGATCCGAGTGCGCCAGTAACCTTGGTTTACATTGATGATGTTTGTGCCCATTTAATTTCATTGCTAGAAGGTTGCGCAGAGAGCGGTTATAAGAGCGTAACACCAGAATATCCGACCACAGTCGGTCAGGTCGCTGAACTGTTGCGTGCTTTTAAAGCAAGCAGAGACAATCTTGTCACTGAAAATGTTGGTACTGGTTTAACTCGAGCTCTCTACTCGACTTACCTTAGCTACATGACACCAGCACAATTTAGCTATTCCATTCCCAGTTATGGTGATGAGCGCGGTGTCTTTAGCGAAATGTTGAAAACCAAGCAAGCGGGTCAATTTTCCTTCTTTACTGCTCATCCTGGTATCACTCGTGGTGGCCATTATCACCATAGTAAAAATGAAAAATTTTTGGTGCTGAAAGGCAAGGCATTATTTAAATTTGAGCATATCGCTACTGGTGAGCGTTATGAACTTTATACCGATGGCAGTTCACCGCAAATTGTTGAAACGGTTCCTGGCTGGTCTCATGACATCACCAATATCGGTGATGAAGAAATGATCGTAATGCTATGGGCTAATGAGATTTTCGACCGTGAAGCACCCGATACGTTTGCCCGTCCATTGTCTTGATTCAAGAGAAATTAAAGTGAAGAAACTTAAAGTAATGTCAGTTGTGGGCACTCGCCCAGAAATTATCCGTTTGTCTCGCGTTTTAGCAAAACTTGATGAGCACTGTGAGCATATTTTGGTTCACACGGGGCAAAATTACGACTTTGAACTGAATGAAGTATTTTTTAATGACTTAGGTGTGCGCAAGCCCGACTATTTTCTCAGTGCTGCGGGGAAAAATGCTGCTGAAACTATTGGGCAAGTGATCATCAAAGTTGATCAAGTATTAGAAGAGATTCAACCTGAAGCGATGCTGGTACTGGGGGACACTAACTCTTGTATTTCGGCTATTCCAGCCAAGCGTCGCAAAGTGCCTATTTTCCACATGGAAGCGGGTAATCGCTGTTTTGATCAGCGCGTTCCTGAAGAAACAAACCGTCGAATTGTGGACCATACTGCGGATATCAACCTGACTTACAGCACAATTGCTCGTGATTACCTCCTAGCTGAAGGTTTACCTGCTGATCGTGTGATCAAAACAGGTAGCCCGATGTTTGAGGTGCTCCACCATTATATGCCGCAAATCGATAGCTCAGATGTGCTTTCTCGTTTGGGTTTGCAAAAAGGGCAATTTTTTGTTGTTAGTGCGCATCGTGAAGAGAATGTCGATTCCCCTAAACAGTTGGCCAAATTAGCTGAAACGCTTAATACCGTTGCGCAGCATTATAATCTGCCTGTGATTGTGTCAACGCATCCACGTACACGTAACCGTATTGAAGCGCAGGGATTGGAGTTCCACCCGAATATTCAGTTACTCAAGCCACTAGGGTTCCATGATTACAATCATTTGCAGAAAAATGCCAAAGTCGTACTTTCAGATAGCGGTACGATTAATGAAGAATCGTCCATTATGAACTTTCCAGCACTAAATATGCGAGAAGC
The Vibrio navarrensis DNA segment above includes these coding regions:
- a CDS encoding polysaccharide biosynthesis protein, with translation MFSQKVLLITGGTGSFGNAVLDRFLETEIKEIRIFSRDEKKQDDMRKKYNSNKLKFYIGDVRDYQSILNATRGVDYIYHAAALKQVPSCEFHPMEAVKTNVLGTENVLEAAIQNEVKRVVCLSTDKAVYPINAMGISKAMMEKVIVAKSRNVDPEKTVISATRYGNVMASRGSVIPLFLRQIINGQPLTVTDPNMTRFMMTLNDAVDLVLHAFEHGTNGDIFVQKAPAATIDVLVKALLQIADKPNHPVNVIGTRHGEKLYEALCSREEMFVAEDQGGYYRIPSDNRDLNYSKYNEEGEKDLSVIEDYNSHNTDRLDVQGMVKLLHKLDFIADIEAGSLNVPEGV
- the wbjC gene encoding UDP-2-acetamido-2,6-beta-L-arabino-hexul-4-ose reductase, coding for MKIVVTGAKGFIGKNLCIMLREHGYQDVVEVDRETSREQLSQVLSTAEFVYHLAGINRPKDEVEFQQGNADLTSFIVEQLTLNGKKVPLVVSSSTQAERDNAYGQSKRLAEQAVEQYGQQTQAPYFIYRFPNVFGKWCRPNYNSFVATFCYNTLNDLEITINDPSAPVTLVYIDDVCAHLISLLEGCAESGYKSVTPEYPTTVGQVAELLRAFKASRDNLVTENVGTGLTRALYSTYLSYMTPAQFSYSIPSYGDERGVFSEMLKTKQAGQFSFFTAHPGITRGGHYHHSKNEKFLVLKGKALFKFEHIATGERYELYTDGSSPQIVETVPGWSHDITNIGDEEMIVMLWANEIFDREAPDTFARPLS
- the wecB gene encoding non-hydrolyzing UDP-N-acetylglucosamine 2-epimerase gives rise to the protein MKKLKVMSVVGTRPEIIRLSRVLAKLDEHCEHILVHTGQNYDFELNEVFFNDLGVRKPDYFLSAAGKNAAETIGQVIIKVDQVLEEIQPEAMLVLGDTNSCISAIPAKRRKVPIFHMEAGNRCFDQRVPEETNRRIVDHTADINLTYSTIARDYLLAEGLPADRVIKTGSPMFEVLHHYMPQIDSSDVLSRLGLQKGQFFVVSAHREENVDSPKQLAKLAETLNTVAQHYNLPVIVSTHPRTRNRIEAQGLEFHPNIQLLKPLGFHDYNHLQKNAKVVLSDSGTINEESSIMNFPALNMREAHERPEGMEEASVMMVGLGVERVMQALQILESQPSGDERLLRQVADYSMPNVSDKVVRIIHSYTDYVKRVVWKEY